The genome window TGAGGATGGTCCGGACCGTAGCGTCCGGGCAGAAGTCATTGCCCATGGGTACCCCGCCTGCAAAGAATTACCGTGGTCAGTCTTTTTTATCACAGAAAAAGCCAGGTGTCGCAACGTCCTGGAAAATTAATCATGGCTCCATGAAAGAGGGGGACGACGCCCTTCTTGCCATTGGTCTGGATACCGGGTAAGCAGGGTTGACTTCCGATTGGGGTGTGCCGCCAGGGGGCGGGACTGAGATGATACCCATCGAACCTGATTCAGCTAGCACTGACGTAGGGAACTCGGAACATGCCGTATGCGAGGGCGACCGCCCGCATTCTGCCATACCATCCCGTATCCAGCGTTTGTGTTTCTTGTCGGAAGGATTTGTCCGGCGCGTTTTTTCGCGTCTCCAACAATTTCCAACAGGAGGAAACGCATGTCTCTTGATGAAAGAATCATCACCGAGGCCATCATCACCGAATACTACAACAAGTTCCGCGACTGCCTGTCCGTGGACGTGGCCATCGTGGGCGGCGGGCCGTCCGGCATGACCGCGGCCTACCACCTGTGCAAGGCGGGCCACAAGGTCGCCCTGTTCGAGCGCAAGCTCTCCCTCGGGGGCGGCATGTGGGGCGGCGGCATGACCTGGAACTTCATCGTGGTTCAGGAAGGCTCCAAGCACGTGCTGGAGGAACTGGGCGTGCCCATGAAGCAGTACCAGGGCGAGTATTACACCTGCGACGCGGTGACCGCCACCACCACCCTGGCCTCCCAGGCCTGCCTGGCCGGGCTCCAGGTCTTCAACTGCATGTCCGTGGAGGACGTGGCCATCCGCGAGGTGGACGGCGTGAAGCGCGTCACCGGGCTGGTCATCAACTCCTCGCCCGTGGAAATGGCCGGACTGCACGTGGACCCCGTGGTCATCAACTGCAAGTACGTGATCGAGGCCACCGGGCACGACACCGAGGTGCTCAAGACCCTGTGCCGCAAGAACGACATCCGGCTCGACACCCCGGACGGCTGCATCATGGGCGAACAGTCCATGTGGGCCGACGTGGCCGAGGCCAACACCGTGGAGCATACCCGCGAGGTGTTCCCGGGCGTGTACGTGACCGGCATGGCCGCCAACGCCACCCTGGGTTCCTACCGCATGGGCCCCATCTTCGGGGGCATGCTCCTGTCCGGAGTCAAGGCCGCCCAGGAGATTAGCGCCAAATTGAAGGCATAACGACCGTTGAAAAGCCGCAATCTGCTGCGGCAGCGAAATGATCCAGACCACTTGTGTATGCTGAATACACGGCGTGTCCCGGATAATTGCGCTTCCTTGCATCTCACTGCTTTTGAACGGTCTGTGGAATGCGGTTTTTTGACGATTGCATAAGTTGACAACCCCTCTCCGGGCGTTGGACATACATCCTCGTGGGACAGGATATTCGTTGTATGCCCGGAGAGGGCTTTTTCAAGGAGCGGAAACATGGCTCGACCGAGCGTTGATCTTTCGTTGTATCTGGTGACCGACAGCGCCATGTGCGTGCAAAGGGGCCTGGAGGCCGTGGTGGCCGAAGCCGTGGAAGGCGGGGTGACCCTGGTGCAGCTGCGCGAAAAGCATGCGGCCACACGCGAATTCATAGACCTTGCCGCACGGCTCAAGGCCGTCCTGGACGGCAAGGGAGTGCCGTTGCTCATCAACGACCGGGTGGACGTGGCCCTGGCCGTGGGAGCCGCGGGCGTGCACGTGGGGCAAAGCGACATGCGCGTGCGGGACGTGCGCCGTTTGCTGGGGCGGGACGCCATCGTGGGCCTGACCATGGACACGGACGAGCAGGTGCGCGAGGCCGAGACCCTGGACGTGGACTACCTGGGCCTGGGGCCCATTTTTCCCACCGCGACAAAGGAAGACCATTCCGAGGTGCTCGGATATGACGGGTTCATCCGCAGGCGGAACCTGAGCCGCCACCCCTGCGTGGCCATCGGTTCCGTGACTGAGGCCTGCGCCGCGGATCTCATGCGCGCCGGGGCCGACGGTGTGGCCGTGGTT of Salidesulfovibrio onnuriiensis contains these proteins:
- a CDS encoding sulfide-dependent adenosine diphosphate thiazole synthase, with the translated sequence MSLDERIITEAIITEYYNKFRDCLSVDVAIVGGGPSGMTAAYHLCKAGHKVALFERKLSLGGGMWGGGMTWNFIVVQEGSKHVLEELGVPMKQYQGEYYTCDAVTATTTLASQACLAGLQVFNCMSVEDVAIREVDGVKRVTGLVINSSPVEMAGLHVDPVVINCKYVIEATGHDTEVLKTLCRKNDIRLDTPDGCIMGEQSMWADVAEANTVEHTREVFPGVYVTGMAANATLGSYRMGPIFGGMLLSGVKAAQEISAKLKA
- the thiE gene encoding thiamine phosphate synthase, which produces MARPSVDLSLYLVTDSAMCVQRGLEAVVAEAVEGGVTLVQLREKHAATREFIDLAARLKAVLDGKGVPLLINDRVDVALAVGAAGVHVGQSDMRVRDVRRLLGRDAIVGLTMDTDEQVREAETLDVDYLGLGPIFPTATKEDHSEVLGYDGFIRRRNLSRHPCVAIGSVTEACAADLMRAGADGVAVVSAICRAEDPREAARRLRRAVEEAR